The DNA region CCAAGCTGGTGGCAGTCCCCGGTTGCATGGCCACAGCCTCTATCCTCATGCTGGCCCCCCTAGCTAAGCACGGCTTCCTCGGCAGGGCGCCTCCCGTGGTAGACGCCAAGATAGGGTCAAGCGGCGCCGGCGCCGAGGGGTCCATCGTCGATCTCCACAGCTTCCGCACCTACGTGGTTAGGCCCTACGAGCCTGTCCACCACCGCCACATCGCGGAGATTGAGCAGGAGCTTAGCCTACTGGCTGGGAAGAAGATCAGGGTGGCCTTTACCCCCCACGCCGTGGATTTGGTGAGGGGAATCTTCGCCACCGGCCACACCTACGTGGAGAAGCTCCCCACCGAGGCCGACATGTGGAAGATGTACCGCGCCCTCTTCGGCGACTCGAAGTTCATTAGGATTGTGAAGGACAGGCTGGGGATCGCCCGCTACCCCAACACCAAGTATGTTATAGGCTCAAATTTCGTTGACATCGGCTTCGAGCTAGACCCGAGGCTCAACAGGGTAGTCACCTTCGCCGCGATAGACAACCTCGTAAGGGGCGCCGCGGGACAGGCGGTGCAAGCCTTCAACGTGGCCTTTGGCTTCCCCGAAGACGAGGGCCTGAGATACATCCCGCTGGCTCCGGTATGATCGTAGTCAAGATTGGGGGATCTGTCATTTGCAAAGACGCGTCGAGGGTCATACAGAACCTCCCCAAATACGCGGACAAGGCCGTGGTGGTGCACGGCGGCGGGTGTCTCGTCAACGAGGTCATGAAGAAGATGGGCATAGAGCCCAAGTACCTCACCCACCCCGGCGGCCTAGTGAGCCGCTACACCGACTTAGAGACCTTAAAGGCCTTCGTCATGGCTATGGGGTGGATAAACAAGTACATAGTGGCCTCGCTCCACGCCCTCGGGGTAGAGGCCCTTGGCCTAACCGGCGCCGACCTCGGCGTGGTGAAGGCCAAGAGGAAGGAGAGGGTGCTCGTGGTAGACGAGAGGGGGAGGCAGAGGGTAGTGGACGGGGGATACGTGGGGAGAATAACAGAGGTGGACGCCGCCAAGCTGGCGCCTCCGCCTCTTAAAGTCCTAGCCCCCCTTGCCGTATCTGAGAGGGGCGAGCTACTTAACGTAGACGGCGACCAACTCGCCTTCGATGTGGCGAGAGGCGTGAAGGCCGATAAGTTAGTACTCCTCAGCGACGTAGATGGGCTATATATAGGGGGCAAGGTGGTCCCCCGCCTAACCGCGGAGGAGGCCGAGGCCTTGGTCAAGAGCGAGGAGGTGAGGGGTGGGATGAAGAGGAAGTTGCTAATGGCGGCCGAGGCGGCTAAGCTGGGGATAGAGGTCATTATCTCCAACGGCTTGGCGGACTTACCGATTGACTCCGCCCTTAACGGAGGTGGAACTCATATTACTAAAAACTTATAGAGTGTTGTTAAGTTTTTTAAAAGATATTAAGGAGAATAAAGTTTATAAACTAGGTTAAACTGACTATTTATGGCAACACAGAAACTGGTGGTGACGTGCAAGGTCTGCGGGACCGAGTTCGAGCTCCCCGAAGACGTCATGGACGGCGAAATTACAAGTTGCCCCACCTGCGGCGCCAGGTACATAGTCCGGATAAAGGGTGGTTCCGTGTCGCTCGAAGAGTTTAAGGGCGACGTCGAGGACTATGGCGAGTAAATCGGGGCGAGTAAGGTAGTTCTCGCGTACTCCGGGGGTCTAGACACCACCGTAGCTATTAAGTGGCTTTCTGAAAAATTCGGCGCGGAGGTTTACACAGTAACTGTAGACGTCGGTCAAGAGGACGACTTCTCCAAAATTGAGGAGAGGGCCTACAAGGCTGGTGCTAAGCAACACTTCTATATAGATGCTAAGCGGGAATTCGCCGAGAGGTATATAGCAAAGGCGATTGTTATGAATGGCATGTATGAGGGCCTCTATCCCTTGGGGACGGCGCTTGCGCGGCCGTTGATAGTGGAGAAGGTGGTGGAGGTGGCGCGCCGCGTCGGGGCGGACGCTGTGGCGCACGGGTCGACGAGTAAGGGGAACGACCAGGTGAGGTTTGACATCACGGCGAAGGCGCTGGCGCCAGATCTCAAGATTATCGCGCCGGCAAGGATCTGGGGCATGACTAGGGCGGAGGAGGTGGAGTACGCCAGGAGGCACGGCCTCCCAGTGGGGGAGGAGCACAAGAAGTACAGCATAGACGACAACCTCTGGTCTAGGTCAATCGAAGGAGGTCCTCTAGACGACCCCGCCGCGGAGCCGCCGGAGGACGCCTTTAAGTGGACAGTGCCGCCGGACAAGGCCCCCGTGGAGCCTGCATATTTGACGATTGAGTTCGAGAGGGGGCTCCCCGTTGCGGTTAACGGCGAGAAGATGGATCTGGTCTCGCTCGTCTCTTTCCTAAACCACGTGGGAGGCGCCAACGCCGTGGGCCGCATAGACCACATCGAGAATAGGCTTGTGGGCTTTAAGAGCAGGGAGGTCTACGAGGCGCCGGCGGCGGTCATCCTCTACCACGCCCACAGGGATTTGGAGAAGCTCGTCCTCACGCCGAGGGAGCTGAGGTTTAAGCACTACGTCTTGGACCCGCAGTGGGCGGACTTAGTGTACCAAGGGCTGTGGGTGGAGCCGCTACGCACAGCGCTGGAAAAAGCGGCTGAGGAGATGGAGAAGTGGGTCACTGGGGAGGTCAAGGTGAAGCTGTACAAGGGCGCCCTCTGGGTGGTGGGGAGGGAGTCGCCGTACGGCGGCTACAGCCACGAGCTTGCCGACTACTCCAGGGGGTGGTACCCCACAGACGAGGAGGCGAGGGGCTTTATCGAGATTTGGAGCCTTCACTCCCTCACCGCCTTGCGTAGGAGAAAATAGTCTATATACCTCGAATAAGTATTTATATTTTAACTTTTTCAAGCGGCGATGGGGCAACGGACTGTGGTGTGTCCAAACTGCAAGAAGCCGGTCCGTCCGGTGGAGTGCAGCAGGAAGAACCAAACTAAGCGCTACGTCGTCATTACATACTGCTGTCCCCGGTGCGGGACTGAGCTCCTTACCGAGAGGGTCGAAGTCGCATGAGCTTCTACAGGTCTTGGATCGGGGGGCGGGGCGACTTGGTTCAGCGCTATACCTCCAGTATTAGGGACGACGCTGAGATAGCGGAGGAGGTGGTAAAGGTTATGAAAGCCCATGTGACACACTTGGCAGAAATCGGCGCGCTGAGGAAAGAGGTTGCGGATAAAATAGTGGCGGCCCTAGAGGAGGTCGATCCCACAGAGCTTCTCAGGGGGGAGTTTGAAGACATCCACGAGGCCTTGGAGAAATGGCTTATAGACAAGCTCGGCGAGGATGTCGGCGGGTGGGTGGGGCTCGCCCGTTCGCGCAACGACCACGTCGCCGCGGCAATCCGCCTGGCGGCTTTAAAGAAGGTGGGCGCTCTGCGCGAGGCGGCGATGAGGCTTAGGTGCGCCTTGGCCGCAAGGGCTTTGGAATACGCAGACTGCCCAATGCCAAGCTTCACGCACTTCCAGCCTGCCCAAGTCGTTACCTTCGGCCACTACCTCCTTGCCGTAGACGAGCTCGTTGCGGAGTTTCTCCACGTCCTCGCCGCGGCGGAGGACTTGGCCAAGAGGTCGCCGCTCGGCGCAGGCCCCGCGGGGGGCGTTAGGACTCCAGTAGATAGGCGCAGGCTGGCGGAGCTGGCCGGTTTTAAAGATGTAGTGGAGAACACGCTGTACGCGTCCGGCGGCAGGTTCTTCGCCTTGGCGCTGGCCTCCGCCGTCACATCCTTCCTCGTGGAGCTTTCAAGAGCGGTTGACGACTTTATCCGCTGGAACAACCCCTTGCTAGGATACGTGGAGGCCCCTCCGGAGCACGTATCTACGAGTAGCATAATGCCTCACAAACGGAACCTAGTCACGCTGGAGGTTCTCCGCGCAAGGTCAGAGGAGGCGGTGGGCCACTACGCGGCGCTGAGCGGCGTCGTGGCGAAGGTAGGCCTAGGCTACAGCCTAGATCTACAAGAGGCCACCCGCCACCTCTGGGACATCTTAAACATAGCAATCGAGGGGGTTGAGGTGTTGGCGGATTTCGTCGAGAAGATAAAGTTCAATTGTGAAAAGGGGCGGAGAGACGCCGAGCTTTATTACGCCACCTCTTCAGACACGGCGGAGGAGAGGGCCTTGCGGGGGGTGCCTTTTAGAAAGGCCTATTTTGAACTAGCATCGGAGATTAGGGAAGGCAAGGCGAGGTTGTTGACGGTGGACGAGGCGCTGAAGAGACCTGTACTCGGCTCTGCAAATCCCGAAGAGGTGAGGAAATCGGCGTCAAGAAGGCTTGCCCTGTGCAGGCCTAAGTCTTTCTAGAAAGGCGTCTACCTCTGCAACAGCCTCCTCCTCGCCCCCGCACTCCACCAACTGAGTCTTTGCGTAACCTGGCTTGCCTTCTACCTCGTCTGCACATAGCACCACTCCCCGCCGTGTGGGGTGCGCCACCACGTCGATGTAGGCTCTAGCTATGCCGGCCACCAACGCCTCGGTAAGCAAGACCACTTCTCCGTCGTCAAAAAAGAGGAGCATTCTCAAATGCCTATGGCCAGTGGGTATGGCGGCGACGACTTTAACCAGTTTTTTGTCCACTGAGTCCGTACACCAATAGGAATATAAGTGTTGGGTAGGCGATTAGTCTCTCTATTCCGCCTATCCCCAGTGGTGTCTGCACGCGTGGGATGAAGAGGGCCAGTGCTATTAGGGCTATGGCGCCCATGGCGAGTCCAAACGGCTTAAAAGCGCCGCCTCTCCTTAGTCCAATTACCATAACTGCCAATGCTCCGAATAGGAAGGTTATTAGTGCGGAGATGCCGTGTGGAGTGCCGTAGTCCTCGGGAAAGGCCCCAACGCCTATAGCCCCCGCCGATGCCAGTGCTAAAAGCGCCGAGCCCACAATCCCAATCTCTTTTCTAAGAAGTATGGCTGCTATTATTCCGAAGATTCCAAGAAGCGCGACGCTTGTGTTAAAAAGCGTTGCTGTAGGGGCCTTGAGGGCGCCTAAGTCGCTGATGTAGTTGTGAAGCGGGTTGTAGCCAGGGTACAGTTGTTCTGCAACTAACATTGCAATGATAAATTGTAGAGACCCTATTGCTAACATAATTCTGCCCCAATTCATATTTTCTGGTAGAATAAATCTGTTTATTAATTTTTCTAGAAAAATTAGATCTGATACGGTATTATGGGGTTTTAGTTTTT from Pyrobaculum arsenaticum DSM 13514 includes:
- a CDS encoding argininosuccinate lyase; the protein is MSFYRSWIGGRGDLVQRYTSSIRDDAEIAEEVVKVMKAHVTHLAEIGALRKEVADKIVAALEEVDPTELLRGEFEDIHEALEKWLIDKLGEDVGGWVGLARSRNDHVAAAIRLAALKKVGALREAAMRLRCALAARALEYADCPMPSFTHFQPAQVVTFGHYLLAVDELVAEFLHVLAAAEDLAKRSPLGAGPAGGVRTPVDRRRLAELAGFKDVVENTLYASGGRFFALALASAVTSFLVELSRAVDDFIRWNNPLLGYVEAPPEHVSTSSIMPHKRNLVTLEVLRARSEEAVGHYAALSGVVAKVGLGYSLDLQEATRHLWDILNIAIEGVEVLADFVEKIKFNCEKGRRDAELYYATSSDTAEERALRGVPFRKAYFELASEIREGKARLLTVDEALKRPVLGSANPEEVRKSASRRLALCRPKSF
- a CDS encoding alpha-aminoadipate/glutamate carrier protein LysW, with the protein product MATQKLVVTCKVCGTEFELPEDVMDGEITSCPTCGARYIVRIKGGSVSLEEFKGDVEDYGE
- a CDS encoding argininosuccinate synthase, translating into MGASKVVLAYSGGLDTTVAIKWLSEKFGAEVYTVTVDVGQEDDFSKIEERAYKAGAKQHFYIDAKREFAERYIAKAIVMNGMYEGLYPLGTALARPLIVEKVVEVARRVGADAVAHGSTSKGNDQVRFDITAKALAPDLKIIAPARIWGMTRAEEVEYARRHGLPVGEEHKKYSIDDNLWSRSIEGGPLDDPAAEPPEDAFKWTVPPDKAPVEPAYLTIEFERGLPVAVNGEKMDLVSLVSFLNHVGGANAVGRIDHIENRLVGFKSREVYEAPAAVILYHAHRDLEKLVLTPRELRFKHYVLDPQWADLVYQGLWVEPLRTALEKAAEEMEKWVTGEVKVKLYKGALWVVGRESPYGGYSHELADYSRGWYPTDEEARGFIEIWSLHSLTALRRRK
- a CDS encoding DUF998 domain-containing protein, which gives rise to MNWGRIMLAIGSLQFIIAMLVAEQLYPGYNPLHNYISDLGALKAPTATLFNTSVALLGIFGIIAAILLRKEIGIVGSALLALASAGAIGVGAFPEDYGTPHGISALITFLFGALAVMVIGLRRGGAFKPFGLAMGAIALIALALFIPRVQTPLGIGGIERLIAYPTLIFLLVYGLSGQKTG
- the argC gene encoding N-acetyl-gamma-glutamyl-phosphate reductase — its product is MTLRTCIVGASGFVGGELLRILLQHSGVEVVCATSRKFKGEYIYRVHPHLRGFTQLKFVEPTIDAALKADVVFLALPHGESVKWVPKLYESGVAVFDLSADFRLKDPNAYVEWYKWPQPHPYPDLLQKAVYGQPELHRNELVGAKLVAVPGCMATASILMLAPLAKHGFLGRAPPVVDAKIGSSGAGAEGSIVDLHSFRTYVVRPYEPVHHRHIAEIEQELSLLAGKKIRVAFTPHAVDLVRGIFATGHTYVEKLPTEADMWKMYRALFGDSKFIRIVKDRLGIARYPNTKYVIGSNFVDIGFELDPRLNRVVTFAAIDNLVRGAAGQAVQAFNVAFGFPEDEGLRYIPLAPV
- a CDS encoding [LysW]-aminoadipate/[LysW]-glutamate kinase; protein product: MIVVKIGGSVICKDASRVIQNLPKYADKAVVVHGGGCLVNEVMKKMGIEPKYLTHPGGLVSRYTDLETLKAFVMAMGWINKYIVASLHALGVEALGLTGADLGVVKAKRKERVLVVDERGRQRVVDGGYVGRITEVDAAKLAPPPLKVLAPLAVSERGELLNVDGDQLAFDVARGVKADKLVLLSDVDGLYIGGKVVPRLTAEEAEALVKSEEVRGGMKRKLLMAAEAAKLGIEVIISNGLADLPIDSALNGGGTHITKNL